TTGACCTTCAGCACGCCCGCGTTCACATGGTCGAGCCACTCGGGCTCGTCGGGATGGCCCTCGATGCCGAGGCGCGACACGAACGTTTCGTAGCCGCCGACGATCACCATGATCAGCAGGTTCGAGATCATCACGACGTCGATCAGGCCGAGCACCGCGAGCATCACGCTGATTTCGTCGAGGCTCGTCGCGTGCGACAGCAGGTGCCAGACTTCCTTCAGGAACAGGAACACGTAGACGGCCTGCGCGACGATCAGGCCCAGATAAAGCGGAACCTGGAGCCAGCGGCTCATGAAGATCAGCGCGGGCAGCGGGCGCAGCGGACGACGGGCGGGGCCGGGCGAATGCGGGGCAGACATGATGGTGGTACGGGCGCGGTGCGCAGGTATCGGGGGTAATCTCGAAAAGGCGCGCTATTGTAACGCGTCGGCCGGCGCGGCTGCAGCGACGCGCCGGTGCAGCCGGGGACGGATCAGGATGCGGCGGCCGGCACGCGCTTCACGCGCAGGCTCGCGAGCACGATGCCGGTGACCACGCACGCCAGCGCGATGCCGTGCGCGAGCGTCGGGCGCTCGCCGAGGAACACGATCCCGTATGCGGCGGCCGCCACCGGCAGCACCGCGCTGAACACGCCGGCGAGGCTGCCCGGCACGTGCCGGATCCCCTTCATCCACAGCCAGAACGAGAAGATGCTGGCCGACAGCCCGTACCAGACGACGAGCGCCCAGGTGCCGGCCGGCACGCTCGCGTAATCGAAATGCCACAGCGCCGTCGCGCCGAGCGGCAGCATCAGGCACAGGCCGAACAGGTGCGTGTATGCACAGATGTCGATCGGCGCGAGCGTCTGCGTGAGCCGGCGCGACAGGATCACGTAGATCGATTCGCAGCACACGGCGCCGAGGATCAGCAGGTTGCCGGTCAGCGAGCCGGACGACGTGCCGCCGGCGCCGTGCGCGGATGCGCTGCCTGCGGCGCCGTTGGCGAGGTTGATCGTCACGACGCCGGCGATCGCGAGCGCGATCGACACGAGCGCACGGCCGTTCGGTTTTTCACGCAGGATCAGCCACGCGAACAGCGCGACGATCGCGGGGATCGTGCTCGTGATCACGCCGGCCGCGACCGCGCTGGTGCGCTGCACGCCGTTGAGCATCAGCAGCGTGAACATGAAGGTGCCGAAGAAAGCCTGCAGGAACAGGTTCAGCCACTCGGCGCGGCGGACCGCGCGCATCTTCACCGGGCTGAACAGCGGCCACAGCACGGCGATCGCGATCACGAAGCGCAGCGTGGCGAGGATGGCGACCGGGACGAAGACGACGATGGATTTGCCGATACCGACGTTGCTGCCGACGAATAGCATCGACAGGATGAGGAAGAGGGCGTAGCGATTCAAGCTGGAATCCGGGAGGCGAGTTCAGTTAGGATTGTAGGGTCGTGGTTGTAACAGCGTAAAGCTGACCGTAAAGCGGCTGACCGCAAAGCGGCGCCGCGCGGCGTGCGAAACGGCGGCGCCGCGTAAGTGACGGGTAAGTTCGAGCGCTTATCGTGGAAACGGTCGTGCCGGACGATCACCGTCGCGTGACGTGGTGCGGTGCAGCATCGTGCGCAGCCTTCGGGCCGCGCGCGGGTGGGTGGGAGACAGCGGCGCGCATGCGCCGGCCAAGACGCGCGGCGCGCACGATCGCGCCGCCATGCAGAGGATTCATGTTCACCAAGGGGTTGTCGATGTCTGCGATTGAATCGGTTCTTCATGAAACCCGCCAGTTTGCGCCGCCCGAGGCGCTCGAGAAGGCGGCGACCATTTCCGGCATGCCGGCCTACCGTGCGCTGGCCGCCGAGGCCGAGCGCGATTACGAAGGCTTCTGGGGGCGTCTCGCACGCGAGGGCCTCAGCTGGCACAAGCCGTTCACGAAGGTGCTCGACGAGAGCGACGCGCCGTTCTACAAGTGGTTCGACGACGGCGAACTGAACGCGTCGTACAACTGCCTCGACCGTCACGTCGAA
This window of the Burkholderia cepacia GG4 genome carries:
- a CDS encoding TIGR00645 family protein; the encoded protein is MSAPHSPGPARRPLRPLPALIFMSRWLQVPLYLGLIVAQAVYVFLFLKEVWHLLSHATSLDEISVMLAVLGLIDVVMISNLLIMVIVGGYETFVSRLGIEGHPDEPEWLDHVNAGVLKVKLSMALISISSIHLLKTFINPDQHTTHAIMWQVIIHVSFLVSALVMAWVDRLTTHTHPAHFHESHAPVAAVSRKPAEAAVNA
- a CDS encoding DMT family transporter — protein: MNRYALFLILSMLFVGSNVGIGKSIVVFVPVAILATLRFVIAIAVLWPLFSPVKMRAVRRAEWLNLFLQAFFGTFMFTLLMLNGVQRTSAVAAGVITSTIPAIVALFAWLILREKPNGRALVSIALAIAGVVTINLANGAAGSASAHGAGGTSSGSLTGNLLILGAVCCESIYVILSRRLTQTLAPIDICAYTHLFGLCLMLPLGATALWHFDYASVPAGTWALVVWYGLSASIFSFWLWMKGIRHVPGSLAGVFSAVLPVAAAAYGIVFLGERPTLAHGIALACVVTGIVLASLRVKRVPAAAS